The following proteins are co-located in the Pontiella desulfatans genome:
- a CDS encoding DUF58 domain-containing protein translates to MPDPKSQNLLKKVREIQIVSRKVVNELLGGEYKSAFKGRGMEFDEVREYMPGDEVRTIDWNVTARTGKPFVKRFIEEREQALFFLVDMSASGSFGSTPKSKNEIAAELCGLLAFSAIKNNDKVGLIIFTDEIELFVPPDKGQLHVLHLIREILSFEPKRKGTCIACALDYLGKMVKKKCVTFLISDFQDADYDKQLKLAALHYDLVAITITDPRELELPNAGLVELTDAETGEQILVDTASSTARKKFNVAARARHLEIKDSLTRLNIDQIDVQTNQDYMRSLIRFFQTRDRRQTL, encoded by the coding sequence ATGCCCGATCCCAAGTCACAGAATCTCCTGAAAAAGGTCCGCGAAATCCAGATCGTCAGCCGCAAGGTGGTGAACGAGCTGCTGGGCGGGGAATATAAGAGCGCCTTCAAGGGGCGCGGCATGGAGTTCGACGAAGTGCGCGAATACATGCCCGGCGACGAGGTGCGGACGATCGACTGGAACGTGACCGCCCGCACCGGCAAGCCGTTCGTCAAGCGCTTCATCGAAGAACGCGAACAGGCGCTCTTTTTCCTGGTCGACATGTCGGCATCGGGTTCGTTCGGTTCAACCCCCAAATCGAAGAACGAAATCGCCGCCGAGTTGTGCGGGCTGCTGGCGTTTTCCGCCATCAAGAACAACGACAAGGTGGGGCTGATCATCTTCACCGACGAGATCGAACTGTTTGTTCCGCCCGACAAGGGGCAGCTGCACGTGCTGCACCTGATCCGCGAAATCCTCAGCTTCGAGCCCAAGCGAAAGGGAACCTGCATTGCCTGCGCGCTCGACTATCTCGGCAAGATGGTTAAAAAGAAGTGCGTGACATTCTTGATTTCAGATTTCCAGGACGCGGATTACGACAAGCAGCTCAAGCTTGCCGCCCTCCACTACGACCTGGTGGCCATCACCATCACCGATCCGCGCGAGCTGGAGCTGCCCAACGCCGGACTGGTGGAACTGACCGACGCCGAAACCGGCGAGCAGATCCTGGTCGATACCGCCAGCAGCACCGCCCGTAAAAAATTCAACGTGGCGGCCCGCGCGCGCCATCTCGAAATCAAGGATTCGCTCACGCGGCTCAACATCGACCAGATCGACGTGCAGACCAACCAGGACTACATGCGCAGTCTCATCCGCTTTTTCCAGACCCGCGACCGGAGGCAGACGCTGTGA
- a CDS encoding vWA domain-containing protein codes for MRIALPWALLFLLPVLKMIIDHFRKSGGEGVQFSSLSSFKKVPQTTRQRFMPLLFWLQVLALVLLTFACAKPQVKDMTQGIPKEGVAIEMVVDISSSMDISMPFQDTTMSRMEVTKKVVEQFASERPNDLLGLITFARYADTVCPLTLSHDSLLYFIQDLEIESRPNEDGTAFGDAVTLAAARLKTAEERYVAEANEEAGYEIKSKVIILLTDGNNNCGRHLPMEGAALAEHWGIRLHTIAITDPPEMKTIQTPEGPVQIEEEPLVQERILEKMAETTGGIYRRATDEASLRDVYEEINAMETSEIESDCYHTYKDVFQPFAALGLLLLVGHSVLTTTWLRRIP; via the coding sequence GTGCGAATAGCACTACCATGGGCGTTGCTGTTCCTGTTGCCGGTTCTGAAAATGATAATCGATCATTTCCGGAAATCCGGGGGGGAGGGCGTGCAGTTTTCTTCGCTCTCCTCGTTCAAGAAGGTTCCGCAAACCACCCGACAGCGGTTCATGCCGCTGCTCTTCTGGCTACAGGTACTGGCCCTGGTGCTGCTCACGTTTGCCTGCGCCAAGCCGCAGGTGAAGGACATGACCCAGGGCATCCCCAAGGAGGGGGTCGCGATCGAGATGGTGGTGGACATTTCGAGCTCTATGGATATCTCGATGCCTTTCCAGGACACCACCATGAGCCGCATGGAAGTCACCAAGAAGGTCGTGGAGCAATTCGCCTCCGAGCGCCCGAACGACCTGCTCGGCCTCATCACCTTCGCGCGCTACGCCGACACCGTCTGTCCATTGACGCTCAGCCACGATTCGCTGCTCTACTTCATCCAAGACCTTGAAATCGAATCGCGCCCGAACGAGGATGGCACCGCCTTCGGCGACGCGGTCACGCTGGCCGCCGCGCGCCTGAAAACCGCGGAGGAGCGCTATGTTGCCGAAGCGAACGAGGAGGCCGGCTACGAGATCAAGAGCAAGGTGATCATCCTGCTGACCGACGGCAACAACAACTGCGGCCGACACTTGCCGATGGAGGGCGCGGCGCTGGCCGAACACTGGGGCATCCGCCTGCATACGATCGCCATCACCGATCCTCCGGAAATGAAAACCATCCAGACGCCGGAAGGCCCGGTGCAAATCGAGGAGGAGCCGCTGGTGCAGGAGCGCATCCTGGAAAAGATGGCCGAAACCACCGGCGGCATCTACCGCCGCGCCACCGACGAAGCCTCGCTGCGCGATGTCTATGAAGAGATCAACGCCATGGAAACCTCCGAGATCGAGTCGGACTGCTACCATACCTATAAGGACGTGTTCCAGCCCTTCGCCGCATTGGGGCTCTTGCTGCTGGTCGGACACTCCGTGCTGACCACCACGTGGTTGAGGAGGATTCCATGA
- a CDS encoding vWA domain-containing protein, which yields MPIYFYNPNVLLWLWLVPAAAGLFIYAAVKRKQAIRAFGAGALFISRKREAAGSCLAIALVVFALAQPAWNLQEQELQESGRDVVFLLDVSRSMLAEDMHPNRLENAKTAILDCVEGLSGDRVGLVLFAGSAEIRCPLTVDYDYFRMALRQASPNSVSAGGTMIGHAVERTLEKLLDPEKAGMQDLILITDGEDLVDGPDEVEAVKKLEEAGVRLIAIGIGDRSRGSRIALEDEESGTRSYMKHGKTEVWTKLHSETLRQMTAAVADGIYFDVANGPFDLARIYRQIMEHAQLSSTDSQVMERYEEQFHLFLGSAVIVLLASNRWRKKR from the coding sequence ATGCCGATCTATTTCTATAATCCCAACGTGCTGCTTTGGCTTTGGTTGGTTCCGGCCGCGGCCGGGCTGTTCATCTATGCCGCGGTGAAGCGGAAGCAGGCCATCCGGGCCTTCGGCGCGGGCGCCCTGTTCATTAGCCGCAAGCGCGAGGCGGCGGGCAGCTGCCTGGCCATCGCCTTGGTGGTGTTCGCGCTCGCCCAACCCGCCTGGAACCTGCAGGAGCAGGAACTGCAGGAGAGCGGGCGCGATGTGGTTTTCCTGCTCGACGTTTCGCGCAGCATGCTGGCCGAAGACATGCACCCCAACCGGCTGGAAAATGCCAAGACCGCCATCCTTGATTGTGTCGAAGGGTTGTCGGGCGACCGCGTGGGGCTGGTGCTGTTCGCCGGATCGGCCGAAATCCGCTGCCCGTTGACGGTGGACTACGACTATTTCCGCATGGCGCTGCGGCAGGCCTCGCCCAACAGCGTTTCGGCGGGCGGCACGATGATCGGGCACGCCGTGGAACGCACGCTCGAAAAGCTGCTCGATCCGGAGAAGGCCGGCATGCAGGATTTGATTTTGATTACCGACGGGGAAGACCTGGTGGATGGCCCCGATGAGGTTGAGGCGGTCAAGAAGCTGGAGGAGGCCGGCGTGCGGCTCATTGCCATCGGCATTGGCGACCGTTCGCGCGGTAGCCGCATTGCGCTGGAGGACGAAGAGAGCGGCACCCGGTCCTATATGAAGCACGGCAAGACCGAGGTCTGGACCAAGCTGCACTCGGAGACCCTCCGCCAAATGACCGCCGCCGTTGCGGACGGCATCTATTTCGATGTGGCCAACGGCCCGTTCGACCTGGCGCGCATCTACCGCCAGATCATGGAGCACGCCCAGCTCTCCTCCACCGATTCCCAGGTAATGGAACGCTACGAGGAACAGTTCCACCTCTTTCTCGGGTCCGCCGTCATCGTTCTACTCGCCTCGAACCGATGGAGGAAAAAACGATGA
- a CDS encoding tetratricopeptide repeat protein, with amino-acid sequence MRVKGRKVESRRSPRPFVRRPGRNRALQLFLLLVAATANANPAKLFTAGNAALAESRFEDAINAYQEALAEAPESAEIVFNLGTAQYRAGTFEEAVVSFEYAASMAETDAMRSQCWYNIGNCMVKTGEGLREMDPHAMVGYCQQAAWFYRMALGYDINFENAAYNLEISQLIAAEIEEEIREQEEKEQQENELITYIREKLQEFIGRQTQLLETQDTGEPQTRLAAETRELAKVMEASGLHADIPMPDGATVPGPLKETWEHTLKAAGAMALPDQPTALAELVAALGAAPEDPNQQDGESDEEGEDYEDYDMEYEESDEDADMYEEADPFGDFSEYEEIRGVPPPNQTEMDILAEEVRNQERRKEKKAGEYKAVEKDW; translated from the coding sequence ATGAGGGTCAAAGGTCGAAAGGTCGAAAGTCGAAGGTCACCCCGACCGTTCGTGCGGCGGCCCGGGAGGAACCGGGCCCTCCAACTTTTCTTGCTACTCGTTGCCGCAACAGCCAACGCCAACCCGGCGAAGCTGTTCACGGCGGGGAACGCGGCGCTGGCGGAGAGCCGGTTCGAAGATGCAATCAACGCCTATCAAGAGGCGCTGGCCGAGGCGCCAGAGTCGGCCGAGATTGTGTTCAACCTCGGCACGGCGCAGTATCGGGCGGGAACGTTCGAGGAGGCGGTGGTGTCGTTCGAATATGCCGCATCGATGGCGGAAACCGACGCGATGCGCAGCCAGTGCTGGTATAACATCGGCAACTGCATGGTGAAGACCGGCGAGGGCCTGCGCGAGATGGACCCGCATGCCATGGTGGGCTATTGCCAGCAGGCGGCGTGGTTCTACCGCATGGCGCTGGGCTACGACATCAACTTTGAAAACGCGGCCTACAACCTGGAGATCTCCCAGCTGATTGCGGCGGAGATCGAGGAGGAGATCCGCGAGCAGGAAGAGAAGGAACAGCAGGAAAACGAGCTGATCACCTACATCCGCGAAAAACTGCAGGAGTTCATCGGGCGCCAAACGCAATTGCTTGAAACCCAGGATACCGGCGAACCGCAAACGCGTCTCGCAGCGGAGACGCGCGAGCTGGCGAAGGTGATGGAGGCTTCCGGCCTGCATGCGGACATCCCGATGCCGGATGGAGCAACGGTGCCGGGGCCGCTGAAGGAAACCTGGGAACATACGCTCAAGGCGGCGGGCGCCATGGCCCTGCCGGACCAGCCGACGGCGTTGGCCGAGCTGGTTGCCGCGCTCGGCGCCGCACCCGAAGACCCGAACCAGCAGGACGGCGAATCGGATGAGGAGGGCGAGGACTACGAAGACTACGACATGGAGTATGAGGAGTCGGACGAGGATGCGGACATGTATGAGGAGGCCGACCCGTTCGGCGACTTCTCGGAATACGAGGAAATCCGCGGCGTGCCGCCCCCGAACCAGACCGAGATGGACATCCTTGCGGAGGAAGTGCGCAACCAGGAACGGCGCAAGGAAAAGAAGGCCGGCGAATACAAAGCGGTCGAGAAGGATTGGTAA
- a CDS encoding BatD family protein has protein sequence MKQRKRRIDCHKRTQRPQSLYMLLFGVFCALSWPTKAGAETNSYAQATATETNVFLGQVFNLDVIVKAGEKPDAPDVGSIADFNATVLDAGKPTSTTNTWLYRFALRAKREGELSVPALRFGSVYTKPVGIRANKPEATDRMRLEQQLSAKAVYVGEPVLLTTTWDSTYQFGAIKAVDFHFPILNDKRFQTLELHEPDKEKQANATGLPVHGTRVLATRNSYQAEGAQHQALSFSKVLIPKKSGTMAIPPATLLCAAEKEKDTNNPKTRRSAFQYPAYFDNTFFDQNVTGQSWTRIFTESEPLELEVKPLPAEGRPDLFNGMVGEYGIEVEAEPTDVRVGEPITLTIKVTATHFMENIFLQPLRYQPYLVNRFEIPTDRSLPQLIGKSKIYTQTIRPLSTSNTEIPPIQLAYFSPASNAYLTAQSATIPIRVSPAEEIGVFGRGNFQNRLRAVEEGIRHNYENPDMLKSKRLPLLGWAHAYAVLGILLLPPLLLGGASLVSLFGEKRHHIHRTAKAARAYKVFRKNAAHIRTHKMKTEIYGDLDRVLRAYLGDRLHLNPGALSFRDAEMRLMDAGADIQTLEELKNLFALCEAYRFTNEYDEQGDSKQIIREANRIVKTVERNLK, from the coding sequence ATGAAGCAGAGGAAACGACGGATTGATTGCCACAAGAGAACGCAAAGACCGCAGAGCCTTTACATGCTGCTCTTTGGTGTTTTCTGTGCTCTTTCGTGGCCAACCAAAGCGGGGGCGGAAACCAATTCCTATGCCCAGGCAACGGCGACGGAAACGAACGTTTTCCTGGGGCAGGTATTCAACCTGGATGTGATCGTGAAGGCCGGGGAAAAGCCGGATGCGCCGGATGTGGGGAGCATCGCCGATTTCAATGCAACCGTACTGGATGCCGGTAAACCCACCAGCACAACCAACACCTGGCTCTACCGCTTCGCCCTGCGCGCCAAGCGCGAGGGCGAGCTCTCGGTTCCGGCGCTGCGCTTTGGCAGCGTTTATACGAAGCCTGTCGGCATTAGGGCCAACAAACCCGAAGCCACCGACCGGATGAGGCTTGAGCAACAACTCTCGGCCAAGGCCGTCTATGTGGGTGAACCGGTCCTGCTGACCACCACCTGGGACAGCACCTACCAGTTCGGAGCGATCAAGGCGGTGGATTTCCACTTCCCGATTCTGAACGACAAACGGTTCCAGACGCTGGAGCTCCACGAACCGGACAAGGAAAAGCAGGCCAACGCCACCGGCCTCCCGGTGCACGGCACGCGCGTGCTGGCCACCCGCAACAGCTATCAGGCCGAGGGCGCGCAGCACCAGGCGCTTTCGTTCAGCAAGGTTTTGATTCCGAAGAAGAGCGGCACGATGGCCATTCCCCCGGCCACCCTGCTCTGCGCGGCGGAAAAGGAGAAGGATACGAACAATCCGAAAACACGCCGCTCGGCCTTCCAATATCCGGCCTACTTCGACAACACCTTCTTCGACCAGAACGTGACGGGCCAGAGCTGGACGCGGATCTTCACCGAATCGGAGCCGCTGGAGCTGGAGGTTAAGCCGTTGCCCGCCGAGGGGCGGCCCGACCTGTTCAACGGCATGGTCGGCGAGTATGGAATCGAGGTTGAGGCGGAACCGACTGACGTGCGCGTGGGTGAGCCGATTACCCTGACGATCAAGGTGACGGCCACCCACTTCATGGAGAACATTTTCCTGCAGCCGTTGCGCTACCAGCCCTACCTCGTTAACCGCTTCGAGATTCCGACCGACCGCTCCCTGCCGCAGCTCATTGGGAAATCGAAAATCTACACGCAGACCATCCGCCCGCTTTCCACCAGCAACACCGAAATCCCGCCGATTCAACTGGCCTACTTCAGCCCCGCTTCGAACGCCTACCTGACGGCGCAGTCCGCCACGATCCCGATCCGCGTTTCGCCCGCGGAGGAGATCGGCGTGTTTGGCCGGGGCAACTTCCAAAACCGGTTGCGTGCGGTGGAAGAGGGCATCCGGCACAACTATGAAAACCCGGACATGCTGAAGAGCAAGCGGCTCCCGCTGCTGGGCTGGGCGCATGCCTATGCCGTCCTGGGGATCCTCCTCCTGCCCCCGCTGCTCCTTGGCGGAGCATCGCTGGTTTCGTTGTTTGGCGAAAAGCGGCACCACATCCACCGTACGGCCAAGGCGGCCCGCGCCTACAAGGTGTTCCGGAAAAACGCGGCGCACATCCGCACCCACAAGATGAAAACCGAAATCTACGGGGATCTCGACCGGGTGTTGCGCGCCTATCTCGGCGACCGCCTGCACCTCAACCCCGGCGCGCTCTCCTTCCGCGATGCAGAGATGCGTTTGATGGATGCCGGCGCCGATATCCAAACGCTGGAAGAGCTTAAGAACCTGTTTGCCCTTTGCGAAGCCTATCGCTTCACCAACGAGTATGACGAGCAAGGCGATAGCAAGCAGATCATCCGCGAAGCAAACCGTATTGTTAAGACGGTTGAGAGGAATTTAAAATGA
- a CDS encoding four helix bundle protein: MMPVYELDVYQLSEKLSDMVWFDFDGWAPKAQKTIGYQVIRSSDSIAANLAEGYGRYTPADRKKFYRYSRGSLEETKAWLRKATRRTVISKERANEYKPIIDELGPKLNAFIKSTK, from the coding sequence ATGATGCCGGTCTACGAACTCGATGTTTATCAGCTTTCAGAAAAACTATCCGACATGGTCTGGTTCGATTTCGACGGGTGGGCGCCCAAGGCACAGAAAACCATCGGCTATCAAGTGATCCGGTCTTCTGACAGCATTGCGGCCAATCTGGCGGAAGGCTATGGCAGGTACACGCCGGCAGACCGGAAAAAGTTCTACCGCTATTCCAGAGGTTCACTGGAAGAGACTAAGGCATGGCTGCGCAAAGCCACTCGGAGAACGGTCATCTCGAAAGAACGAGCAAACGAGTACAAGCCCATTATTGATGAACTTGGCCCAAAATTGAACGCATTCATAAAGAGTACAAAGTAG
- a CDS encoding SH3 domain-containing protein, whose product MKSKFPISIFKFLALLTLGSQTALAIDYRLTTLETAQGMFRSATNSAMYAEAARQFDFLVHEEGIRNGHLFYTVGNCWFMANDVGRAILNYRRAEQYMPNHADLKHNLMSALELRTDLIPEKEPHPLAANLLGWHINTPTTLRWWLFAFCWLLFWGAWFWMERSTKKEARVTALATGLLSAILLASLLTETFVERRAKPGVVVAKEVLARKGDGNMYAPAFLEPLHSGTEFKVVEDRQKWWHIQLADGQTCWIPANAAETVALK is encoded by the coding sequence ATGAAATCCAAATTTCCAATTTCCATTTTCAAATTTCTGGCGTTGCTGACTCTTGGATCTCAAACAGCTCTTGCAATCGATTATCGCCTAACCACCCTCGAAACGGCGCAAGGCATGTTCCGCTCGGCGACGAACTCGGCGATGTATGCCGAGGCGGCCCGGCAGTTTGATTTCCTGGTCCATGAGGAGGGCATCCGCAATGGGCACCTGTTCTACACCGTGGGCAATTGCTGGTTCATGGCGAACGATGTCGGCCGGGCGATCCTGAACTATCGGCGGGCGGAACAATACATGCCGAACCATGCAGACCTGAAGCACAACCTGATGTCGGCGCTGGAGCTGCGCACCGACCTGATTCCGGAAAAGGAACCGCACCCGCTCGCGGCCAACCTGCTGGGCTGGCACATCAACACCCCGACCACGCTGCGCTGGTGGCTGTTCGCGTTTTGCTGGCTGCTGTTCTGGGGGGCGTGGTTCTGGATGGAGCGCTCCACCAAAAAGGAAGCCCGCGTGACGGCACTGGCCACCGGCCTCCTTTCGGCCATCCTGCTGGCCTCGTTGTTGACGGAAACCTTCGTGGAACGCCGGGCCAAACCGGGCGTTGTGGTGGCGAAGGAAGTGCTGGCGCGAAAGGGCGACGGCAACATGTACGCCCCCGCCTTCCTGGAGCCCTTGCATTCAGGCACCGAGTTCAAGGTGGTTGAAGACCGCCAGAAATGGTGGCACATCCAACTGGCCGACGGACAAACCTGCTGGATTCCCGCCAACGCGGCGGAGACGGTCGCGCTGAAGTAG
- a CDS encoding ATP-binding protein translates to MPLNSKSLKSKILLILFVASIVSAIATGGLLIFLLKMMGHVSFGDAGITASVSFAIALYMLSVLFLLVLLNILLGKNIIMPAVEREMLENERAMLNEQLHHSQKMEAVGRLAGSIAHDFNNLLTIIDGYSSLIVADPRGEETGQYAKEVIDAARKASFITRKLLSFSQKEKTEPVTLDLNSTLQDTDKMLNRLIGERITLVTKSYHEPIYVKADPVQMGQVLMNLAVNARDAMPNGGRITIKVGSRQVEDGECNKPGKLSAGPYAEISVHDTGVGIDEEIIGKIFEAFFTTKESGKGTGLGLSIVKSIMKENDGFIEVASKVGSGTTFFIYLPVMNLADDIYHKDKLCTGTPEEAPKEKKEPQTSAEPVGGATILLVEDDPMIRTLVAQTLEMQDFTVLLAEEGWEGVKVARQYKGKIDLLFTDVVMPGLGGAELAVAAKELYPEIEVLFMSGYSRSQLVEEGVPADAAVLEKPFTPDKVVAKVRELLS, encoded by the coding sequence ATGCCACTCAACAGCAAGAGCCTGAAAAGCAAAATACTACTCATCCTGTTTGTTGCTTCAATCGTTTCGGCGATCGCGACCGGGGGCCTGCTGATCTTTCTCTTGAAGATGATGGGGCATGTATCCTTTGGCGACGCCGGAATCACGGCATCGGTTTCTTTTGCAATCGCGCTCTATATGCTGAGCGTCCTGTTCTTGCTAGTCCTGCTCAACATTCTGCTGGGAAAGAACATCATCATGCCCGCCGTCGAGCGCGAAATGCTCGAGAACGAGCGCGCGATGCTCAACGAACAGCTGCACCATTCCCAGAAAATGGAAGCGGTTGGCCGGCTCGCTGGCAGCATTGCGCACGACTTCAACAACCTGCTCACCATCATCGATGGTTACTCCAGCCTTATTGTCGCCGACCCCCGCGGGGAAGAAACCGGGCAGTATGCCAAGGAGGTCATCGATGCCGCGCGCAAGGCCTCCTTCATCACCCGAAAATTGCTCAGCTTCAGCCAAAAGGAAAAAACCGAACCCGTTACCCTGGACTTGAACAGCACCTTGCAGGATACCGACAAAATGCTCAACCGCCTGATTGGCGAGAGAATCACGCTCGTCACCAAGTCCTACCATGAGCCGATCTACGTCAAGGCCGACCCCGTCCAGATGGGCCAGGTGCTCATGAACCTGGCCGTCAATGCGCGCGATGCCATGCCCAACGGCGGGCGCATCACCATCAAGGTGGGCAGTCGGCAGGTCGAGGACGGCGAGTGCAACAAGCCCGGCAAGCTATCCGCCGGGCCGTATGCCGAGATCTCCGTGCACGACACCGGCGTTGGCATTGACGAAGAAATCATCGGCAAAATCTTCGAGGCCTTCTTCACCACCAAGGAATCCGGCAAGGGGACGGGCTTGGGCCTCTCCATCGTCAAAAGCATCATGAAGGAAAACGATGGCTTCATCGAAGTCGCCAGCAAGGTGGGTAGCGGAACCACCTTCTTCATCTATCTCCCCGTCATGAACCTTGCCGACGACATTTACCACAAGGATAAGCTTTGTACCGGAACCCCGGAGGAAGCTCCAAAAGAGAAAAAGGAGCCGCAGACCTCTGCCGAACCGGTTGGCGGTGCAACCATCCTGCTCGTTGAAGACGATCCCATGATCCGCACGCTCGTTGCCCAAACCCTGGAAATGCAGGACTTCACCGTATTGCTGGCCGAAGAGGGCTGGGAAGGCGTAAAGGTGGCCCGCCAGTACAAGGGGAAGATCGACCTGCTGTTCACCGATGTCGTGATGCCCGGTCTCGGCGGCGCCGAGCTGGCCGTTGCCGCGAAGGAACTCTATCCGGAAATCGAAGTGCTCTTCATGTCCGGCTACTCCCGCTCCCAGCTGGTGGAAGAAGGCGTTCCGGCGGATGCCGCCGTGCTGGAAAAACCCTTCACGCCCGACAAGGTGGTCGCCAAGGTTCGCGAGCTGCTGTCGTAG
- the hisH gene encoding imidazole glycerol phosphate synthase subunit HisH: protein MIGIIDYGMGNLGSVTNAFRFLELDAKIVTRNQELADCRALILPGVGAFGDCMAHLVEHDFVDAIEGWVQAGKPMMGICLGLQALFESSEESPGVEGLGIFAGTVKRFDLPKELKVPQIGWNRMEETQPDCPMFEGIDNGSFFYLVHSFYVCPQDESIVAGKTEYGIEYCTSVWKDNVFATQFHPEKSQAVGLCMLKNFWNWAEVQ from the coding sequence ATGATTGGCATTATCGACTATGGCATGGGAAACCTCGGAAGCGTCACGAACGCCTTCCGTTTCCTCGAACTCGACGCGAAGATCGTAACACGCAACCAGGAGCTGGCCGACTGCCGGGCGCTCATCCTGCCGGGGGTGGGGGCGTTCGGCGATTGCATGGCGCATTTGGTCGAGCACGATTTCGTCGATGCCATAGAAGGCTGGGTGCAGGCCGGCAAGCCCATGATGGGCATTTGCCTGGGACTTCAAGCCTTGTTCGAAAGCTCCGAGGAATCCCCAGGCGTTGAAGGCCTTGGCATTTTCGCTGGCACGGTTAAGCGGTTCGACCTGCCAAAGGAGCTGAAGGTTCCTCAGATCGGGTGGAACCGCATGGAAGAAACCCAGCCGGATTGCCCCATGTTCGAGGGCATCGACAATGGTTCCTTTTTCTATCTCGTCCACTCGTTCTATGTCTGCCCCCAAGACGAATCGATCGTTGCCGGAAAAACCGAATACGGCATTGAATACTGCACCAGTGTTTGGAAAGACAACGTGTTCGCCACCCAGTTCCATCCGGAAAAATCGCAGGCGGTTGGCTTGTGCATGTTGAAGAACTTCTGGAACTGGGCAGAGGTGCAATAA
- a CDS encoding SdpI family protein: MESSLALGISNIAVGTMFMLLSIPLIQCKVSMNKVYGVRIRKAFESEDLWYKINAYGGRQLMLWSILLVLIGIATFFLSLAGNGPLIMVMACMPLIILIPALVAILRFAKKL; encoded by the coding sequence ATGGAATCAAGCCTCGCTCTTGGCATAAGCAATATAGCCGTTGGCACAATGTTCATGCTCCTGAGCATACCGCTGATCCAATGCAAGGTATCCATGAACAAGGTCTATGGTGTACGAATCAGGAAGGCCTTCGAATCGGAAGATCTTTGGTACAAGATCAATGCATATGGAGGGCGGCAGCTCATGCTATGGTCTATTCTTCTTGTCTTGATAGGGATCGCAACCTTCTTCCTATCTCTCGCCGGCAATGGTCCTCTGATCATGGTAATGGCTTGTATGCCGCTAATCATCCTCATTCCGGCACTTGTGGCCATCTTGCGATTTGCCAAGAAACTATAG
- a CDS encoding RNA polymerase sigma factor, whose amino-acid sequence MNESRAIELCIKHRDPAGFEYLFKQFRREAYGHAFAFLNNHDEAMDACQECFSKAYGSMPRLKELKSFYPWFYSILRNHCMNVLRKQKRVRQHLDNEVADPVRQVETATPEFLAVKHEEYLQTWKTLEQLDVAFREILQLKYVEDKSYNEIAALLALPRGTVMSRLYHARKAFRAEYIKRESGKGGCHGSL is encoded by the coding sequence ATGAATGAAAGCCGCGCCATAGAATTGTGCATCAAGCATCGTGATCCCGCCGGATTTGAATATCTTTTCAAACAATTCCGGAGGGAAGCCTATGGTCACGCTTTTGCGTTCCTCAACAACCATGATGAAGCGATGGATGCTTGCCAGGAATGCTTCAGTAAGGCCTATGGATCGATGCCGCGCCTAAAAGAGCTGAAGAGCTTTTATCCTTGGTTCTACAGCATCCTGCGCAACCATTGCATGAACGTTCTACGAAAACAGAAAAGGGTTCGCCAGCATCTCGATAACGAGGTGGCAGACCCCGTTAGGCAGGTCGAAACAGCGACGCCCGAATTTCTTGCGGTAAAGCATGAAGAATACCTGCAGACATGGAAAACGTTGGAACAACTGGATGTCGCTTTCCGCGAGATCCTTCAGCTCAAATATGTTGAAGACAAAAGCTACAATGAAATCGCGGCGCTCTTGGCCCTACCCCGGGGAACCGTGATGAGCCGGCTGTATCACGCCCGCAAGGCGTTTCGCGCAGAATACATTAAACGGGAGTCCGGGAAAGGAGGCTGCCATGGATCGCTGTGA
- a CDS encoding YbjQ family protein → MNVFTSEAIAGKKVIKTFGLVRGNTIRARHIGHDIVAGLKNLVGGEISEYTKLMAQSREQALDRMIDEADRLGCKRRLKSAPGGGAV, encoded by the coding sequence ATGAACGTTTTTACGAGTGAAGCCATTGCAGGCAAGAAGGTCATCAAAACCTTTGGGCTGGTTCGGGGCAATACCATCCGGGCTCGCCATATTGGCCACGATATCGTTGCTGGGTTGAAAAACCTAGTGGGCGGCGAGATTAGTGAATACACAAAGCTAATGGCTCAATCGCGCGAACAGGCGCTCGATCGCATGATTGACGAGGCGGATCGGTTGGGGTGTAAACGCCGGTTGAAAAGTGCACCGGGCGGCGGGGCGGTCTAA